GAAAAGATTTAATGATTCTGTGTCTGGATTTTTGTCTGGGTctataaatgtattcaaaatacattattaatttattaaaaagttaaatggattaaaacactagtaatatgttattaaaaaaataatatttttgtcataatcttttttccattttaagtTAGTTCAagctgtaaaatgtcatgtgacaataattttaattaataatttaaataataattcacgaTATTTGTAAACATATTggaaaaatgtatacttttatacaGTTGTTtaaaagcttttgtaaaataggtaataaataacaataataaataaggtGTGTGCACTCATGTATTgaaggtaaaaaagaaaaaaaatatataaaataataaaaaacaaaacaacaacattttattacGTGGTTATACCACATGACAAAcatagtcaaaataaaataattttattataatctttttaccattttaagttatttcaagctgtaaaatatcatgtgacacaattatttaaattgatcatttaaataataattcacgatttttttaaacatattgggAAAATGTATTCTTTTACCACGTGACAAACATAGTCGTTAAATTTGAACTTTTGTTGAAAAAGgcataaatgtttttcaaaaccatatgacactaaaatgaatatgaagagtaaatttttttggtatttttttaagtttttcgtttgttttaaATGCCCTTATTTGTCATTTCACATAAGATAAAGCCATATCAAGATTATTTAGGGAAAAATCTGATGAGTAGAGTTCATTCAGCTACACAACAAAACGCTGATAAAATCAGCTCGTTATAAAAATGGACAATGGATTTTTCTTTGGTTTTGACATCAAACATGCACACGTTGAGGCCAGTAAAGGTGTTTACGTGCAAAGTGAAACTGGGTTAAGGGCAACAATTAATGTGCACAGATCAGAAAAGAACTGCTGGTGTTTGCACAATCCCACATGTTATCAGTGTATCAAGCATAATCATTGTGAGATGCATGTAAACACTCTTTTTTACTTTAAGTTGTTATGATCATTGAAATTCAAACACTTCACAGAATGTCTAGTGTAGATGTTGGTTGCAGTGTTTCCAATCTCAGATTGTATCATGCTGTTGTCAGATGCATCTGTTGACACTTCCTTCCTCTTTGTGTTCAGcttgagaaaaaaacaagaaactgaAATTTGGTTTAagcttatacagtatataacaataTTCAAGCAtatgcatccacacacacacacacactgaatcagTTAAACTGGTTTTGAGAGGTTACTGTAGGTAAATGTTCACACTGTGCAAGAGGGGATGGAAACATGTTGTGCTAAAAGTATTCAAACTCTGGCCTGCACTTCTCTGAAATGCTCTGTTCATGTTTGTTCTTCCTGTCCCTGCAGGTGTGGAGTGTTGCAGTCATGCTACTGAGCAGAAAGTTTCACAGAATTCCTCACATCTTCACCATTAATCTTTTTGTGGCGCAGGTGAGCTTGAAATTAGTAGTTGCTTGGTTTTAGAGACACTGTTATATGAGCTAAAGGGATGCTCAAGGGTTCGATTAGGCACTAGTAGAAATGGTGGTGGGAGAAACTGGAGCAAGAGAGCGGGTCCCAGTTAGAGGATTTATTTGGATTATTTCTGCATGTATGAAGTAGTACAGGCactgtgtgtgcacgtgtgtgtggtCTTCAATGAACAGAGGAAgcaaaatacaatgtaaaagtTGTAAATGTATACAATATTAAGACTAAAATAAAGTGTATGACCATTATACATAGCAGTAGCAATAATAATTCAAGTAATCTAAACAGCTGCATTCAAGtgtatcatttataaattatagaCAAGGGTACAATCTAAATAATACTGTGGAATATATGCAACTAGGTGTTATCAAAGGACCTTCAACTAGGTCTGCATGCAGTTTACCTGAACGTATACATATTATtaaaaggggttatatgatgcgattgaaattttttctttctctttggagtgttacaagctcttggttcataaagaagatctgtaaagttgcaaagactaaagtctcaaatccaaatagatattctttatcaaagttaagactctgccaccctccttaaacggctcattcaaacacgcccccacatctctacgtcactatgtggaaatatttgcataatgctgcccaaatgttcaagcaaagaagaaaccgtggtttcagtaaccggaGTTAGTGTTGaggcagtcatgtcagggagatgctgtgtgtatctaggagaaagcaaaaacactttatttggtCCTCCGAAAGTAGATGCtgttaggaatctttaagattacttacaacagaacagcaacgcattttatggacgaccgtttcatgaacctaagagaggaggtaattctgactttgctaaaACAATCTGGCACTTCGGAATctgctactgtaagtatgttttgttattagtttaagtatttgctattgactgttcaatagtatctgtgtgtgtgtgtgtgtgtgtgtgagagagagagagagagagagggagagagagacggTCACaaagtggagtcagctgtcttatccgtctgtggcttgtgtactgcaaacacacatgagcttcatcactgtgtctgtcacgcgactctgttcccctttcgggcttgaattgatggtaaaactaaggacattattaactctctttacatttattttgaaaaattaagctcgtgattatggaaaggggtgttacatttccgacgagtgcttgcagatccggccaatcacaatgcactgggtcagctggccaatcagagcaggctgttcttgtcagaaggagggactttgtagaggcggggcatagaggacctacaataatgtacagtatttgaaaaatagtgtggtttttgaacattaaagcatgtccacatattctgttacaccaaatacacaaaataatgatctttaaaaaagtaaattaattattaaattattatttgaactAGTAACAGTTCTCATATGAcatgtgaaatatttaagtttGAACAGCTTGGAAGGTAAACAGataatacagagttctggcatgaatcTCTCGATGGCGCcgtccgataggtctaactcaatctgacctaatgacatcatcacatggcacagctgactggttctctcctgtatccaTAGCCAATGAGCACTCTGCTTAACATTCAGatatatgactagtgcttgcagtagcagttgcagcttgcttcagaaaccctccaccttccccagctccacctgtatagatctgctatgtggtgattcatgtatgctatatgggggttatttcatgcaTGTTATATTTGCAACAGCAATATTTTTTACATGCTTACAGCAGCAtattgtggatgtattggcagtagcaagtctctgtacttgctctgccgcagaagcagcgtagcagatctattctgccaagaccaaatatattaacatcaggtacatttacatggacactttttgcttccatcggaatgaattctgattgacgaatccgaatgtagtgtttacatgaacgctaaataaagtgatcgggttgatatgcgctttatatgtcacaagcttctgatcggatttactcttttgacatgcgcacactgcatgaatatacagagtttcccgctgttgtcgcatactgttttaaaaagcacacatgaTATTTATCTACTTTGGGTCCTAATTAGGTGACGACCAGCATATGAACTGTTGTGCAGTGctgattacttaaaaaaataaaaataaaaattagtaaaagcatgtcatgtacattaccatgccaatccctctgaGAGTCATGATAGAACTTACTTCTTAATCATTCACTCACAGGAACAACAAACATGCAGTCCGTACTCTTGCACAAAAGAAAGAGAAGTCAGTCTTTCTGCTATAGACTGCCCCTGAGACTTGTTCAGGCATGTCTTGACTTGTCTCTTCCTACAACTTTACTCTTCCATTAATATCACAAATATGTTTCTGAACATTTCAATTAATATGAAAGTGAAGTCAAAATGCAACCTGATGATTTGTTCACTGCACATTCTGCACAAACTAATACTGCCGTGTGTTTGTAGTTATTAGCCTGTGTTGGGATGATAGCGTGGATCTTCATGGCAGAGCAGGACAACTTCCTGGGTCAGGTGTTGACCTTTACTCTACTGTATGGCTCTCTCTACAGCACCTTTATTTGGCCTGGTGAGTCATTCGAGTTTGTCTGTTCCATAACATCTGATTCAACACCATTAAACACTACCTGGTCCAcacaacagcattaaaaaaaaaaaaaaaaaaaaatatatatatatatatatatatatatatatatatatatatatatatatatatatatatatatatataaatataaatattttataaatgatctatcaaaaaaaaaaataactgtggaCATAAAAAATAGAAAGTGGGCTTGTTTAGTTTAATCAGCTGTGGTTTTTGCGATGCAACTAGGGTAGATCTGCTGACAAGAAATAAACTGTAATGTTAGTAACTAAACATTTCTTATGTAAGTACGTGGATTAATCCAAAGTtatgtcatgaaactctagatgccGCAGGTGGATTCAAACTCAGTATGATTTAAttacatcattattcacatggcgCAGGGGACTGGTTTCTTTCGCATCAGCAGCCAGTGAGCTCGCTacttaacattcaaatacttagCTAGTGCTAGTTGAGCAGTTGCATCGCATTTcggaaaccctccaccttccccagctccaccttaTGGATCATGGGGTAatgttatgtatgttatatatgggggttattgtctgtttttgtttctggTTGTGTTTGAATAATGTTATTCATTGTGTTGTGAAGGTCTGATCGCTCTGTCTCTGCTCCTCATGAGGAGACGTGAGGAGGTGAACTTCAGGCCAGGGCTCACTGTGATCACGGGCTGGGGGTGAGTGGCACATACAGGACAGTTACATAATGACCAACTGTGGTACTGTACGTGATGAATAGGGCAGAATCGATCGATGCTCAATAATATGCTGCATGCATACTGCAGTATAAACTGACTATGAGGTCTGAGATTGTTTGTCAATATATTAGTtagttattacaaataaaatttagttttaccATTATGtcaaaactacattacccacaatccaGTCAGAgaagttgttgttgtgttgtaaataaaaaaaaaaattagcaatgaTTTAATTACACTGACTTTTACCATTGTCCTTCTGATTTAATTTCACGGTAtctttgtaatattgtgattcGCCTTGGATCTAAATGATTTGGTTATTATAACCTTTAATTGAAGAAATTCTGAAGATACTTCTGAAACCAGGGctgctaaaaacaaacaagcagtcACTGTTGTGCTCTATTAGACAACTGAAATAAGTTTTCTAAGCCAAAAACACTGATATCTTCTgttgtttctctctgtctcttgcaGGGTCCCGGTTCTGGCTGTCAGTGTCCTCCTCCTGACAGGCGAAAGATTGCCAAACACTATCGACTCTGCATTCTTTTATGGAAAGACGCAGGTATAAAACTGATGAAAGAAAGCCTTTCACGCTGTGCACAATACCACATGCCCTCTTTTAGACTGTGTGCGTTGTTGCTTTGCATCTGATCTGTTTGTTCAGATAATGTCGTCAGAGCTGGTTGATTAGTAATGGTGGAAAGGTAGCATGATAACAGGATACTACTGTCCATGACTCTGAATACACAATCTGTCCTCATGAACAAAAGAAAGTCCATTCCACCTTTATAGGCAGACTAAAACACAGTCTAATGTTTATTGGATTTCAAACCAGATGTCCATGCAACAAAAACTGGGCTATCAGTGTGAACCAGGCCCAAATATGACAACAACACTAGAACTATGTGTAGTTGTATGTAATTCAGCCCatcatatttcattatttttaactgtaagatgttttgtttttttttacagttgttttaatttagttttcccCTGATGTAGATCAAGTTGGTGTGTTACTTACAAAGGATATTCACATAATGAGTGTATTTGTACTGAAATGTCGTTTGTGCGTTGTAGGTGACGTGCACGTCTGTGGTGTTATTCGTGAGCATTGTGCTGTGTGGCGTCTCGCTCACACTACTCAGCAGACGAACCCGAGACTATCACAGCCTTGAACGTGGATCGCTGTCTGACAGCgaggaggacacacacacagagcagcctGGAGCTAAAGGCAGCATCAACACAGGTGTGACACTCACTACTCCTCCTTTATAAAACTATGGGTCCAGAATCAAGGGGATCTTAAGAAAATTTCCGAAGATAGATTCTAAGACGTTCACAAGAATGTTCCTAAGTGCATTGTTGCGCTCTAACTTTCTTGTGCTCTCTCATCTGTTCTTGTTTGTGTATTTCGAATTCAGCAGAAACTCACGCTTATCGTGTCACTTCACAGTGTTCATGCACATCTTTAGTAAtagttatatgtattatatgcatCGTAATATTAATCGTTTTTTGCTATTTGAAACAACCCAATAAATGCATTAATCATCATCTTACCTTTGGGTATTTAAGACAAGTTAGAGGTTAAAATTGTAGTCAAGAAGAATTTTGTGAAGCTGACCCTTGAATACATAATAGCTTACGGTTTATCCCATgctgtacagtatatgttttatACTGCCCacttattatataaaaacagcattatggTTCTATGGTCACTGTGTGTgaccctgtttgtgtgtgtttgtcagactgtcagatgtgcgagtgtgtgtgtggcccTCTGCAGTCCGTGCCTGACACGACAAGCACCCGAGAGGAAGCATCCATCCAAACAggttctctctttctttcaggtcCTGTGTTCACTCACATTAGATAGATAAGAGATCAGCTCATCTTTATACACAGAAAGCTAACAGTGTGGTTACAGCACCTCTTTCTGCTCTTTGTGCattttcagtgtaaatgtgaAGTCTATTTCAGTCTTGAACAGCAGCATGTCTGAAATATCATCTGCAAAGCATGGCATCAGTTATGCAAATGAAGAACGAAAAGCgtttttgatatttattgatattgatatctGTTCCTCATATGTGGGCCACTTTCTGGATACTTTTAAGACCTTTTGAGCATGGCAGACAAGGtcaactgtaatgttattatATGTATGGAAAAGGTGCTTGAACATTGGTGTAAACTTGGAGTTTTAAATGAAATTGGGTTGAAATGTCCTTCATTTTCTTTAATGGCTTCTGCTTCAATAAAACCTCACTGAAAATCAATGGAATACATTTTGAAAGGCACAGATGTATATTCAAATATGCATAATATCGAATGCTGTTTTTAGGTCAGTGTAGCCAGCAGTGTGCATCCACAAGCTGTCTGCTGGTCGAGGAGgaacagaaagagacagacagacagaacacagACATACAGTCGACGAGACATATgcttgtgtgtctgtttctgacAGTCAGTCTGCTCGCTGTGAGTACAGTCAATTACTTTGACATTATACCCAttacaaaaagtaccatggtattaccacaaAAATGTATGAGGGTCAATAATGTgataaatctttgtttttgtccagatctattaatgtattcaaatatgcattaaaattacaatacttaGAGTACCTCTTTTATGATTAACATATTTTTGTGCCACATAAGGTTTTTGCTTGCTTTGCATATGCCACCGCATTAGCTCATGTCAATATGCATGCCACTCTTATCTATGGGTGGGGTTTCACTGTTCTTCAGAGTCTGGTCATTCTTCTGtgaatgaattgtgtgtgtgtgtgtgtgtgtgtgtgtgtgtgtgtgtgttgtagaatCTCTCCAGCTGTCTGTGGTGGCTCTTTAATAAAGATCCAGGGCGGCTGTATCTGGAGCTGCAGTTCTTCTGTGTTGTGGCCAACTTTGGGCAGGTAAACCTGTGCCTGTCACGTGTGTTGTGCTGAAGTCTAACTACAACTTTTACTGAAACACACGTCTCTTATTGTCTTTTACCTCTGCAGGGTCTCATTTCATTTGCCTTTTTCGGCCTCGACAAGCATTTGATTATTTCTCCGTTCAAAAAGAGGTAACTGAACAAAACTCTTTGCTTAAGCTTTATTAAAGGGGTTCATATGAAGATGAATCATATTTGCTGTGATCTTTTGAGAAATTATGAAAGCATACTTCCAATTACAATCTCCAGTTCAGGAAGTGCATTTATAGAGATTAAGCTGAAAAATGGCTTGTGACATGCATCTTCCACAGCTTAGAGCAAATGAATTCATTTGAATGCATTAACAACGTGTGACAATCCACGTTTACACATTAGTGATGAAAAATACATGCAATTCATCTTCAAACTTGCCAAAAAACAAATGGGACAGTTCTAGGTTCAGTGGATATTCCACGATTAGTTTATGGGCCAAAATGTCCACCTCTAATATTTGAAATTCTTGCATTGCACTCTATTATACAGCACTCTGTTTGTTGTCAGGATGacaaaaagttactttttttgtaacCCAGTTTGTGCCTCAATGGTCCAACAGCACTCGTTAAAATGATTGAGATGGCCACTCAAGTCAGAGTAGGTTTTAAGACTGCTAATAGCACATTATAAACGCATTGCATATCCTCTTTTTACCTTCACGCTACCAAGTCAAGGTAAGTAATTCAGGAAAAGCTGTATATAGAATAAATCCTTAAATGTCAGAGAAGAACTAATGATAACAGTGACATGTGTTGTTTctggctgtgtgtagcacctgCTGCTCTGCAGATATTTCAGTGGCTGGAGCGAAGAACAAGAGCCCTGACCTCTTAATAGTTTGAGCGGCACATCTTCAGTTAGGACTGCTTTGTGATCCTGTTACAGTGTAATGCAGGATGGACCATTTAAAAACCTACAGCTTTCACAGTGCAGCAAAATGCTGTCTCTGATTGTACATTCAAATATGGCATTTTCATGAGTCTTAACGGCACAGCTGCATGTTTCATTTTAAGGGTCAGAGAGAGGGTGGAAAATTGGCATAAAAAACgttattgacatttttataagTGGTAagggaaattaataaataattaaatgggcCATAGTCCACATTTTTGTAGCCTTTGTAGTAAAATTACTGGTTTAATGTCATTGTAATGTTAAAGTTTCTTCCAaagcagttttgaaaaatgtttttgtggctTTTCTTCAATAAATGGTCTGGATAGAGGAAGGagcttttatttataaagaggtagaaaaaatagtttttagtagttcacccaaaaatgaaaaattgctgaaaatgtgctcatcctcaggccatccaagatgtagatgagtttatttcttcatcagatttggagaaatgtagcattacatcatttgctcggCATTGGATGcactgcaagtgaatgggtgccgtcagaatgagagtccaaacagctgataaaaacatcacaataatccaatcACTCCAGTCCGTCAGTTAATATataatgaagtgaaaagctgtgtgtttgtaagaaacaaatccatcatgaagaCGTTTTTAACcccaaaccattgcttctggctaaataTAGAAGTCTGCTATccgtaatattgctttcttcagtcaaaagggtgtcttttctgaatcaggagagaaatatgcacagaccaaaacacttctaaacaaatatgtgggtaaATTTTGAGTGTGAGGGAAAACAGGAGACAgatttttttactggaggaagcattattatggattatggagtggtattttggccaaaagtgaTGGTCTGAAGTTTAAAAACTTTGATGGTGAATTTATCataaacacacagtttttcactCCTCAATacattaactgatagactggagtggtgtggattattgtaatgtttatatcagctgattggactctcattctgacggcacccattcactgcagaggatccactggtgaatacgtgatgcaatgctacatttctccaaatctaaagaagaagcaaactcatctacatcttggatggcctgagggtgagcataTAAACTATAAACTCTTCCTTTAATGTGCATCTTTTAAAGTATTACACATGcagtatacataataataataataatcacaaactGATTCAGGGGCCTTCTGTGTGTTGGTAAAGGTTAGTGAGCCTGTGGCAGGGTTGGGGTCAGGAGGTCACCGGCTCTGCAGCGTCTGAGGAGATCAGACTGACCTGTACTCAGTTCCTCACATATCATAAGGAGCAGTGTGTCAGAGACATCGTTCACAAGAAAAGGTGAGAGAACCTTCACTGCTCTCCATTTTTTTTGGCACTGAATTATCTGAATTAACCaatcatttgcatgcatttttttttttttaaatgatagtcTAATTTTGCATCTTACATCATGTTTGCATGACATTTGGATTTCTTTTTTCCAAACCTCTTCCTTTGCTTTCAAATCATCTGTCATTTCCTGTCTGTCTGCCGTCTGCTGCCCTCTCCTGTCTGTCAGTGTCTGGGTTGGGTTGTGTTGGGTGCAGTCGGTGACACATGCTCTGCTGTGCAGGTGTGGAGAGAGGAGCACCACAGAGACGTTTCTGGGCAGTGATCTGGTGCGCTGGCTGCAGAGCGTGGGATTGTCCAGCGGCCCGGGGGACGCTCTGGCGTACGGCTCACGTCTGCTGGAGGGAGGAGTCATTCAGCACATCACTCTCCAGCACAGCTTCCAGGATCAAGCTCTGCACTACCGCTTCACGTAGAGGCTGGCACACGCACATTTCAGTGAATTATTTATTCTACTGATACTACTAGTAATAACCAGATGAGAAAGTAGTTGTTTAAAATGAGGTCCTGAACACTTTAGCTACCTCACACATACCAGGGGTGACTGGAAATCCTGCTCATCtctttgagtttattttattattattattgttttgacattattattattattgatctgcctgacatatttttttctatattttatttatcagtggTGGATTTGAGTTGAATGTAAAGTCTAAGGTTTACAGCTGATTCTGCACCACACAGGCTGTTGTTGCAGTTTTGTAAcgagattatttttcttttttttatgttgttttacgttattattattatgtggacAGTTAGcgagttatttttatgtttaagtcCTGCCAACTTACAGTTTCCACAATAAAACATTTCTCCGGATGAATCCTTCTGGATCGATTAACTTTACAAAACACTTCAGTGAAAGTGTTCATTGACTGCATGGGATAACTGTGCTtcacagaaataatatatttagtattttctatttagatataatttttataaaaaatacatttgtataattcAGAGGTGAATATACCCAGCCCAGAAAAACTAAACATTTGAGCTTATCCTTTAAATGAATGTACTATATCTAATTTCAATAATGGTAgccctttattttacagtcctgttctgtatgtacttattatagtataATAACTGGCAAAATAAAGAGTTACTTAGCCTGAACTGATAGGTAGCTTATactacccaatactttatttggtaagtacactgtaagtgcatatactgtaaaataaagtgcaacccatttaataaataaaattataaatgcgaTTATTGTCTTGTCTTTTTCTACAACAAACAGTACAAGCAACAACAAACAAAGGAGCAATACCAAAGACAAAATGGGTCAAAACGCAGTCACATCTCTATTATTTTTGTAGCTTAATTCCAAATGATTGATTAGCTTCACATAACTGATTGGTTTCCTCTCAAATCCACATGCGGGCGCCAGATATTTTTGGGGTTTCTCTCTGGATTACACAGAAACGGATGAAGGTGACAGGGAACACTGAAGTAACACTTTCAGCACAGTTGTTTATTTATCAGATGTAACAACAATATTGAGTTGTTTTACTGAAACCAGAACTCCATGAAACAACAATAAAGCCTTGCTCATTGTGTTTGTGGCGTGGgatttattttctaaatagaTCTACTTTAATAGAGCGGAGGGTCAGAAGGTCCTGGAAACCTAATGTTCACACAATCAAACATTTCTCAAAGTGAATCCTTCTGGATTAATCAGTTTGCTTTAAGTGTTTGTTGAGTGCATAGGATATCTGTGCATCATAAAGACATTGTCTAATTAAAACGACTGGAACTGGCGCTGGATTTCATGACACGTGGACATAAAGCATGAGAGACAGCATTTAAACCTCCCAGTTAAGATCTTTGACATCAACGCTAAAACGGTAAAAACATACCATTAGTTAAGTAACATTTCAGAAACGAGAATAATGAGACTAAACCATTAACAAGTTCAAATATATTACTGCCCTCTGTACAATCATTTCTAATGATATCCAAACATACAGGAAGAGCCGAAATGATTGAGCTCTTGGCAACAGTATAAGGGTGTTTATTCAACTTTGGGATCTTTTATGTCTGAGGGGTTGAGTGGTTTTAAATATGAAGCTGTATAAAAGAACTCTCTGGGATTTTGTTAACCATGCCTTCATTTAGATTTGTTAATTTTaagatgtttatatatagattttagttttacacttgtctttatatatatatatattttttaactacattTGCTAACCTGA
This genomic stretch from Cyprinus carpio isolate SPL01 chromosome B9, ASM1834038v1, whole genome shotgun sequence harbors:
- the LOC109095668 gene encoding integral membrane protein GPR155-like isoform X1 codes for the protein MGDLSVNSSIFSSRDGSDPPSVPPCMSVDKLLPALLECFGIILCGYVAGRTNIIPATQAKGLGSFVSKFALPALLFKNMVLLDFGDVIWPFFFSILVAKVTVFFFVCVLTLLVADRESRFSKAGLFSIFATQSNDFALGFPIVEALYRNTHPEYLQYIYLVAPVSLMVLNPLGFALCEVQKRRTGEPQQQRKLRVLGSVLLQVLKNPIVFMVVIGVISHFLLAQKIPPFMEEFVDGLANSFGGAALFYLGLTMVGQLKKLTRSTVVALILLITAKLTHLFIRGLFRLVMPLICRGMVEVLDRGSRSSMNHTSLSNYAFLYGVFPTAPSVAIYASHYNMELEVVTSGMVMGTFLSAPIMYVSAWLLTIPWMDSDPLASALQHVSFNISIISLLALVWSVAVMLLSRKFHRIPHIFTINLFVAQLLACVGMIAWIFMAEQDNFLGQVLTFTLLYGSLYSTFIWPGLIALSLLLMRRREEVNFRPGLTVITGWGVPVLAVSVLLLTGERLPNTIDSAFFYGKTQVTCTSVVLFVSIVLCGVSLTLLSRRTRDYHSLERGSLSDSEEDTHTEQPGAKGSINTDCQMCECVCGPLQSVPDTTSTREEASIQTGQCSQQCASTSCLLVEEEQKETDRQNTDIQSTRHMLVCLFLTVSLLANLSSCLWWLFNKDPGRLYLELQFFCVVANFGQGLISFAFFGLDKHLIISPFKKRLVSLWQGWGQEVTGSAASEEIRLTCTQFLTYHKEQCVRDIVHKKRCGERSTTETFLGSDLVRWLQSVGLSSGPGDALAYGSRLLEGGVIQHITLQHSFQDQALHYRFT
- the LOC109095668 gene encoding integral membrane protein GPR155-like isoform X2; translated protein: MGDLSVNSSIFSSRDGSDPPSVPPCMSVDKLLPALLECFGIILCGYVAGRTNIIPATQAKGLGSFVSKFALPALLFKNMVLLDFGDVIWPFFFSILVAKVTVFFFVCVLTLLVADRESRFSKAGLFSIFATQSNDFALGFPIVEALYRNTHPEYLQYIYLVAPVSLMVLNPLGFALCEVQKRRTGEPQQQRKLRVLGSVLLQVLKNPIVFMVVIGVISHFLLAQKIPPFMEEFVDGLANSFGGAALFYLGLTMVGQLKKLTRSTVVALILLITAKLLVMPLICRGMVEVLDRGSRSSMNHTSLSNYAFLYGVFPTAPSVAIYASHYNMELEVVTSGMVMGTFLSAPIMYVSAWLLTIPWMDSDPLASALQHVSFNISIISLLALVWSVAVMLLSRKFHRIPHIFTINLFVAQLLACVGMIAWIFMAEQDNFLGQVLTFTLLYGSLYSTFIWPGLIALSLLLMRRREEVNFRPGLTVITGWGVPVLAVSVLLLTGERLPNTIDSAFFYGKTQVTCTSVVLFVSIVLCGVSLTLLSRRTRDYHSLERGSLSDSEEDTHTEQPGAKGSINTDCQMCECVCGPLQSVPDTTSTREEASIQTGQCSQQCASTSCLLVEEEQKETDRQNTDIQSTRHMLVCLFLTVSLLANLSSCLWWLFNKDPGRLYLELQFFCVVANFGQGLISFAFFGLDKHLIISPFKKRLVSLWQGWGQEVTGSAASEEIRLTCTQFLTYHKEQCVRDIVHKKRCGERSTTETFLGSDLVRWLQSVGLSSGPGDALAYGSRLLEGGVIQHITLQHSFQDQALHYRFT